One window from the genome of Dolosigranulum savutiense encodes:
- the lspA gene encoding signal peptidase II — protein sequence MIIYYIIAMILIGLDQLSKYLTVQEIALGEVVSLVPNVLSLTYIRNSGAAWSILEDQMIFFYVITVVVVGALIYFLHTEGKKSPIASTGIAFIMGGAIGNFIDRLHLKYVIDMIRLEFINFPIFNVADMALTIGVIILIGYIVYDELVKKKVKGS from the coding sequence ATGATTATTTATTATATTATCGCTATGATATTGATTGGATTGGATCAGTTGAGCAAATATTTAACTGTGCAAGAAATTGCCTTAGGAGAAGTTGTGTCGCTCGTGCCCAATGTGCTGTCGCTGACATATATTCGCAATAGCGGGGCGGCTTGGAGTATCCTAGAAGATCAAATGATTTTCTTTTATGTGATTACTGTTGTCGTCGTGGGCGCACTTATTTACTTTTTGCACACAGAAGGGAAAAAGTCCCCGATTGCCAGTACAGGTATTGCGTTTATTATGGGCGGGGCGATTGGAAATTTTATTGATCGGTTGCATTTAAAATATGTTATCGATATGATTCGTTTAGAATTTATCAATTTCCCCATTTTCAATGTGGCAGATATGGCGCTAACCATTGGCGTAATTATTTTAATTGGCTATATTGTCTATGATGAACTTGTAAAGAAGAAAGTTAAGGGATCCTAA